The Dyadobacter sandarakinus DNA window AAACGTACAGGGTTGACTTATGGGCGCGCAGCGGCTGATCGAGCGGCCTTTCTCCTTTTCCACCCACATAACCCAGCGCAATGCGCTCCGCATCTGCCTGGTTGAGGCGGGGCACCGGATTGATCTTTATACCGGAGATAAAATTTCCATTAAGTCCGGAGAGTCCCATGTTGCCCGTAAAATGGAATTTCAGTATGCCATCGAATACGGGAACTCCCCGGTAGGTTTGCTGCAGAGCGACGTGTTTTTTGCCATAGCTATCTACTTTTTCATCCTTCACGCTGAATTCGTCCAGTGCCGGCCTGATGCCAAACAGCCGCGCATTGTCGCGTACAAATCCCAGCGACCTGGCAGCAGTGCTTGCTCCGGGCAACTGAAATGGCTTTGATTTGGGGAAACGCAGGTAGCTGAGCGAACCGGTTGCTTTGTCGGTGGTGGCATGGGCGCCTGTCTGCGCGGCAAAAGCTTCAATTTCTTTCTGGGCGATGCCCTGGGCGTGGCTGCCCCATGCGCATAGTACTGCACATAACACGAGTAGTGCTTTTTTCATCATGAATCAGGTTGGGGGTGAATCAGTCTGAATTTATCAAAAGCACGAGTCAATGCAATGGGATTATTACTAAACGGCAGGCAGCCGGAAAAAGCCTAAGTTGTTGTTTTACAAACAAATAAAACTTTCTCCGGCAAACCCTTACGTACATTACCCTATGCCGCCGGTCATCACCTGGCGGATGGTTTGCCGGATGAGGGACATCGCGTCCGGGTCACCTTTGAGCAATGCTTTATTGTATTTGGCAAACTGCTCCATTGTCACGTGTGCAGGCAGGATTGGCACATTCGGGTCCACCACAACATCCAGCACAACAGGCCTGTCTGCCGAAAGTGCCTGCTCCAATGCCGGTACAACCCCGGCAGCGGTCTCAACCCGGATCCCGCCCAGTCCCAGCGAGTGCGCGAAGGCTGCGTAGTTTACATCGGGAATAGACTGAGAATCCTCAAACTTGGGTTCGCCTCCTTCCATACGCTGCTCCCAGGTTACCATATTGAGGTCGCGATTGTTGAGGACAATGATCACCAGCGTGGGACTGGCCCACTCCTGCCAGTATTTGGAAATGGTAATGAGCTCGTTCATACCCAGCATTTGCATAGCTCCGTCACCGACAATCGCAAATGCCGGCTTGTCGGGATAGGCGAACTTGGCAGCCACTGCATAGGGCACGGCCGGGCACATGGTTGCCAGGTTACCTGACAGTGATGCAAGCATTCCCTCCCGGATCCTGATATTCCGCGCAAACCAGAATGCGGAAGTACCTGAATCAGCCGTGATAATGCTGTAATCGGGTAACCTGGGCGAGAGTTCCTGAAGTACCAGCTGCGGGTTGATCGGGTCGGCTTCCAGGCGGGCACGCTGCTCCACGGTATCCCACCACTCATTGATGCCTTTAGCAATTCCGTCCTGCCAGGAGCGGTCGGTCTTATGCGTCAAAAGAGGAATCAATCCCTGCAGGGTACTTTTACTGTCGCCAAGGAGGTTCACTTCCATCGGGTACCGGATGCTCAGCATTTTACCATCAATGTCAATCTGCACCCCGCGCGCCTGCCCCGGCTGCGGCAGGTACTCGGTATAGGGAAAGCTGCTGCCGATCATAAGCAGCGTATCACAGTTTTCCATCATGTCCCAGCTGGGCTTGGTTCCCAGCAGGCCGATGCTTCCGGTCACATATGGAAGGTCGTCCGGGAGCACGGCCTTGCCCAGCAAAGCTTTGGCTACTCCGGCTCCCAGCAAGCCCGCCACAACCTTGATCTCCTCCACCGCGCTGAATGCCCCGGCCCCAACAAGTATGGCGACCTTTTCACCTGCATTCAGTACATCGGCGGCGCGCTGAAGCTCGTCGTCGGCGGGGATGACCCGGGCAG harbors:
- a CDS encoding thiamine pyrophosphate-requiring protein → MNVSDFIVQRLVEWQVRQVFGYPGDGINGLLGALNRGKDQVRFIQTRHEEMAAFMACAHAKFTGETGVCVATSGPGAIHLLNGLYDAKLDHQPVVAIIGQQRRSSLGSSYQQEVDLASLYKDVASDYLQVVVHPAQARQVIDRAFRIAHMERTVTAVIIPVDVQEEKAVEEPPRKHGSVFTGVGYSAARVIPADDELQRAADVLNAGEKVAILVGAGAFSAVEEIKVVAGLLGAGVAKALLGKAVLPDDLPYVTGSIGLLGTKPSWDMMENCDTLLMIGSSFPYTEYLPQPGQARGVQIDIDGKMLSIRYPMEVNLLGDSKSTLQGLIPLLTHKTDRSWQDGIAKGINEWWDTVEQRARLEADPINPQLVLQELSPRLPDYSIITADSGTSAFWFARNIRIREGMLASLSGNLATMCPAVPYAVAAKFAYPDKPAFAIVGDGAMQMLGMNELITISKYWQEWASPTLVIIVLNNRDLNMVTWEQRMEGGEPKFEDSQSIPDVNYAAFAHSLGLGGIRVETAAGVVPALEQALSADRPVVLDVVVDPNVPILPAHVTMEQFAKYNKALLKGDPDAMSLIRQTIRQVMTGGIG